The Desulfofundulus salinus genome includes the window ATGCACGCCAGCATGTTCAGGAAAAGTATGGCTGAACAATGGAGGCAATGGGCAATTCAGTGGCAGGAACTTGCCGGAATTCACCGGGGAACCTGCCGGACATCCATTTATCTGCCCTATGACCTGTATGATCGACTTCGGGGAGAGGGTTATTCCAGTTTGTTGAATAATTTGCTGAGCGAATGGATGGACAAACAGTGGGTGGAAAACGTGTGTGATGCCGCCAGACGCTACCGCTGGCTGTTAAAACACGAAAAAACCCCAAAGGGTACATATCTGTTGACGCCGCGATTTCGGCCGGATGTAAAGGGAAGGCTGGATCTGCTGTCCATGGCTACTGGCTTTGAACGTTCGGAACTGGTCATTATTGCGCTGAAAGATAGGTTATAATTCAAGTCACTGGAATGGTGGACAATGGATAGCCGGGAGAATCGTACGTTTATAGTAGACTTCTGGGCCGGGATTTTTGCTTTCTTGAGGTGGATATCCTTATTCTAGCTAATTCGCCATTATTTTCTAAACGGGTTGGCTATTTATTTGTAGACGCGTGGGTACTGGGCCATTTAATTGCCTCTTTTTTAGCCGTAATATTGATCAGGTTTATGGAATTTAGTCCTCTGCGTTATTTTATTCTGGGCTATGCCTTCCTGAGGATGTTTGAAATTATCATCTACCAGGTAAACGTCCTTTTATTTGATGAGCACAGGGCCAGGGCCCGGAGCAGGGATTATTCCGTGCGAAGCGGCTGCACACCGCCGGTGCCGGAGGAGTCTACAATTCCGAAGTTATCCCCGCTTCTCTTCCCTCCGTTATTACTCAAGGTGACACCAGGGAAGAGGCCTTCGCCAATGCCCGCGAAGCAATAGCTTGTTACTTAGAATACGGCCGACTGGTATAATTGCGATTATTCAATGTTCTTTTCCAGTTCTTCGATCACACCCGTGATAAATGTCTTGAACTGGTCCATTTTGCTCTTTAAAAGACCCAGGATATCGCCCATATTTTCCGCCAGGTGGCACATTTTCAGCCAGCGCAGCTCACCGGCATAGGCATGGCGGAAAAGGTGGCAGAAGCGGCGGTATTCATCCAGCTCATCCATTAATTCCCTGGATATGACCCCGGGCCGCAGTCCTTCCAGTTCTACGGCCATGCTTCTTAAAAGTTCCCGGTGCCAGTCTCCGGCCTTAACCGGCCCGCCGTCGATCTGGCGCGAAATGCGCTCGAACATTGATTCCACACCAGTGTAAAAATGATGCAAATAGGCCGCCATGGCCATCAGATCCCGGTCAGGCACGGGACCGGTTCTGGCATTCACTTCCTCAAATAATGCCCTGGCTTTACCGGCAATCTGATCAATTGCCCGCAAGTCTTCATTTATTTCCGATATCAGGCGTTTTAAGCGGGCTATTTTCCTCTCCCTGGCGGTCATATAAGACGATCCCTTCTTTTTGCACCCGTTCCTTTAATGTTTCCACGGCATTTTCCAGGAGCACCAGATCCACCGCAAAGGGGCGGGCTATCTCTTCCGCCAGCCCGTAGGCCTTCAGGTATTCCCTTTCCGGGAGGCCGGCCACGGCCAGATCTATGTCCGAAAACTGATCAAAATCATCCGTGGCCAGGGAGCCGAAAAGGCAGACCTTTGTCACGCCGAACCGGCGGGCAAGCTGCCGGGCTATTTCCCCGGCCTTTTCCCGGGCCAGGCCTGCTTTTTGCTCCAGCTCTTTTTCTTCCCGGGCCACTTCTTTCAGGTGGCCCTGCAGGTATTTCCGGTAATTGTTCATCGTCCCGCATCCTTTATAACCCTCTTATTGGCGGCAAAGGTAAATCCCCCCACGCTTCTGCATCCCGGCACTATTATACCAGAAAGTTGAAAAGCATAATAGCCCGGTTGAGCTGCCGCATTTACGGAAATGCAGAAAAGAAGCTGGAAGTTTCCTGTAAGCTTCCAGCTTCTTCTTAAAGATGGGGGACGGGTCAGGTGTAAAAACGGTCAGCGCAAATAGTCCAGCAGAGACGTTTCCAAAATTCTGGCCCCCGCAGCCAGGGCCGCCTGGTAGGCGAGCTGCTGGCGGGAGAGGTCCACGGCCACCCGGGCCACGTCGGCGTCCTCCAGGCTGCTCAGCACCTGGGTGAGTCGCAACTCCTGGTCCTGGAGCTGGTCGCGCACCGATTCGAAGTGGCTGGTGCGGGCCCCCACCTGCACCCGGTAGCGCAGGATGTGGTCGAGCTGGTCGTTCAGCGCGCCGATGGAGTCGTTCACCCCGGAAGCGTCCGCCGCCTTCAAACTGTTCCTCAAAGCCAGCAAAACCTGGAAAATCCCACCGGTCAACTCGTACTCGTCGCCTGAAACCTGCGCCTCCCCGAAAACACCCCCCGGGGTGTCCGGGTTGCCATCGTCAAGTATCACCGCCGGCACGTCAATTGCATAATTGGCCTGGTCCATTATCTCCCGGGAAACGCGCTCGAGGTTACCCTGATAAAATATATTGTCGCCATCCCGTCGGAAGGGGGGGCGGTCGTTTTTCGTCCCGGCAAAAATGTACTTCCCGCCCACGGTGGTGTTGGCGATGTCCACCAGTTCGTCGATCATTTTGTCGATCTGCTCGCCGATGGCGGCCATGTCGTCCGGTTCCAGGGTGCCGTTGGCGCCCTGGATGGCGTATTCGATGGCCTTTTGCAGCAGTTCGCCCGTCGTGCCCAGGGCGGTATCGGCTCCGTCCAGGTAGCTCAGGCCGTCGGTGATGTTGCGCATGTACTGCTGGTTCCGCTCCACCGCCGCGCGCACGTTGAGGAGCTGGCTCAGGGCCGGCGGGTCGTCGCTGAGCCTCAGCACCTTCCGCCCGGTGGACATTTGCTCCTGGGTGCGGGCCAGCCTCTGCATTGCATCCTGGATGTAGTTCTGAGTGCGCCGGGCAATCAGCATGTGGGTGACGCGCATTGTCTTTCCCTCCGATCAGGGATTTATCTTTTTGCCGTTATTCCTGGCGTCTGGCAACACGGGTCTTCCACGCCTGTACATCGCTCCTGTTGTTGCTTCTTAACCGGTCCTGTTGATCAGGTAATCCAGCATCTCGTCGATGGCGGCCAGCACCCGGGCGCAGGCCTGGTAGCCGTACTGATACTGGATCAGCCGGGAGAGTTCTTCGTCCAGGTTGA containing:
- the flgL gene encoding flagellar hook-associated protein FlgL — protein: MRVTHMLIARRTQNYIQDAMQRLARTQEQMSTGRKVLRLSDDPPALSQLLNVRAAVERNQQYMRNITDGLSYLDGADTALGTTGELLQKAIEYAIQGANGTLEPDDMAAIGEQIDKMIDELVDIANTTVGGKYIFAGTKNDRPPFRRDGDNIFYQGNLERVSREIMDQANYAIDVPAVILDDGNPDTPGGVFGEAQVSGDEYELTGGIFQVLLALRNSLKAADASGVNDSIGALNDQLDHILRYRVQVGARTSHFESVRDQLQDQELRLTQVLSSLEDADVARVAVDLSRQQLAYQAALAAGARILETSLLDYLR
- a CDS encoding nucleotidyltransferase family protein; amino-acid sequence: MNNYRKYLQGHLKEVAREEKELEQKAGLAREKAGEIARQLARRFGVTKVCLFGSLATDDFDQFSDIDLAVAGLPEREYLKAYGLAEEIARPFAVDLVLLENAVETLKERVQKEGIVLYDRQGEENSPLKTPDIGNK